The Papaver somniferum cultivar HN1 chromosome 3, ASM357369v1, whole genome shotgun sequence genome includes a region encoding these proteins:
- the LOC113361354 gene encoding glutamate receptor 2.2-like produces the protein MNFLMIGSMRTSIHKCCQLGTLFLVFLFVFHYLGGHGITVMAADAKEVEKFKVGVVLDLDVAEVKVYVTSMNMALHDFNASRKRKLDFHFRNSKENILDAASAAIDLIKHEEVQAIIGPTTSAQTVFMMHLGDRSHVPVISFSATTPSISPSQNPYFIRTTLNDTSQVNAIAAIVEAFGWREAVPLYADTEYGKGIIPYLVDALQDINTRVPYRSVLELANGRVGAGL, from the exons ATGAACTTTTTGATGATTGGAAGCATGAGAACCTCAATTCATAAATGCTGTCAACTTGGTACTCTTTTCTTAGTGTTCTTGTTTGTTTTCCATTATTTAGGAGGTCATGGGATAACTGTGATGGCCGCAGATGCAAAAGAAGTTGAGAAGTTTAAAGTTGGAGTGGTTCTTGATTTGGATGTAGCCGAGGTTAAGGTTTACGTGACTTCCATGAACATGGCTCTCCATGACTTCAATGCATCTCGTAAGAGAAAATTGGATTTCCATTTTCGGAATTCTAAGGAAAATATCCTAGATGCAGCTTCTGCTG CTATAGATCTGATCAAACATGAAGAAGTGCAGGCTATCATTGGACCAACGACATCAGCACAAACTGTTTTCATGATGCACCTCGGAGACAGATCTCACGTTCCAGTTATTTCTTTCAGTGCAACAACTCCTTCTATTTCGCCATCTCAAAATCCCTACTTCATTCGCACAACACTAAACGATACGTCTCAAGTGAATGCTATTGCTGCCATTGTTGAAGCTTTTGGATGGAGAGAAGCTGTACCTCTTTACGCAGATACCGAATATGGGAAAGGTATTATTCCATATTTGGTAGATGCGCTTCAAGATATCAACACCAGAGTTCCTTATAGGAGtgtattagagctggcaaacgggcgggtcggggctggcttgtga